In the Stigmatella erecta genome, one interval contains:
- the fabG gene encoding 3-oxoacyl-ACP reductase FabG: MLAESLKGKSVIVTGGSKGIGKGIARVFARHGAKVLVTGRDHKAAEAAAQELVAEGGTASGLGADVTRLEDMERMAQAAAERHGGLDVLCANAGVFPQVKMEDMSPETWDEVMATNLKGTFLAVKACIPYLKTSGQGRIILTSSITGPVTGFPGWTHYGATKAGQLGFMRTACMELAKYGITVNAVLPGNIATEGMVALGPDYMKGMAAAVPLGRLGEVEDIGHAALFFASREAGYITGQTLIVDGGQVLPESQDALAQM; the protein is encoded by the coding sequence ATGTTGGCAGAGTCGCTCAAGGGGAAGTCCGTCATTGTCACGGGCGGCAGCAAGGGCATTGGCAAGGGCATTGCGCGGGTCTTCGCGCGGCACGGCGCCAAGGTGTTGGTGACCGGGAGGGATCACAAGGCGGCCGAGGCCGCGGCACAGGAGCTTGTCGCGGAAGGGGGCACGGCCAGTGGCTTGGGCGCCGACGTGACCCGGCTGGAGGACATGGAGAGGATGGCCCAGGCGGCGGCCGAGCGTCATGGCGGGCTCGACGTGCTGTGCGCCAATGCGGGGGTCTTCCCGCAGGTAAAGATGGAGGACATGTCGCCGGAGACCTGGGACGAGGTGATGGCGACCAACCTCAAGGGAACCTTTCTCGCGGTGAAGGCGTGCATCCCGTACCTGAAGACATCTGGCCAGGGGCGCATCATCCTCACCTCGTCCATCACCGGCCCGGTGACGGGCTTTCCCGGCTGGACCCACTACGGCGCCACCAAGGCGGGGCAGCTGGGTTTCATGCGCACGGCCTGCATGGAGCTGGCGAAATACGGCATCACGGTCAACGCCGTGCTGCCCGGCAACATCGCGACGGAGGGCATGGTGGCGCTGGGCCCGGACTACATGAAGGGCATGGCGGCGGCGGTGCCGCTGGGCAGGCTGGGCGAGGTCGAGGACATTGGCCATGCCGCCCTGTTCTTCGCCAGCCGCGAGGCGGGCTACATCACCGGGCAGACGCTCATCGTGGATGGAGGGCAGGTCCTGCCCGAATCACAGGACGCCCTGGCGCAGATGTGA
- a CDS encoding zinc-binding dehydrogenase yields the protein MSTENPRHGLELRSKVSTQGELELSLARVEIPEPAPGEVVIRVEASPINPSDLGTLLSAADMSTVQAGGTPESPVLTASIPQQHLKVLASRLDKSLRVGNEGAGVVIQAGANARELLGKTVAAMGGGMYSQFRVLQAAQCLVLPEGASPADGASCFVNPLTALGMVETLRREGHKALVHTAAASNLGQMLNKICLKDGIGLVNIVRSPEQVALLRGLGAAHVCDSTSATFTEELTQALVETGATLAFDATGGGRLAGQILACMEAAANRTATSYSPYGSTVHKQVYIYGRLDLRPLELVGSFGMAWGVGGWLLMPFLEKIGPQAAQKLRDRVAAELKTTFASHYAEELSLAEALQLDRIAVYSKRATGKKYLINPNKNLR from the coding sequence ATGAGCACTGAGAATCCAAGGCATGGGCTCGAGCTTCGCTCGAAGGTAAGCACTCAAGGCGAGCTGGAGTTGTCGCTGGCTCGGGTCGAGATACCGGAGCCCGCTCCTGGCGAAGTGGTCATCCGCGTCGAGGCCTCTCCCATCAATCCCTCGGACCTGGGCACGCTGCTGAGCGCGGCCGACATGTCCACGGTCCAGGCCGGAGGAACGCCAGAAAGCCCCGTGCTCACAGCCTCCATTCCGCAGCAGCACCTGAAGGTGCTGGCGTCACGGCTGGACAAGTCCTTGCGCGTGGGCAACGAGGGCGCTGGCGTGGTGATCCAGGCGGGCGCCAACGCCCGGGAACTGCTCGGCAAGACCGTGGCCGCGATGGGCGGAGGCATGTACTCCCAGTTCCGGGTGCTCCAGGCGGCCCAGTGCCTGGTCTTGCCGGAAGGCGCGTCCCCGGCCGACGGCGCTTCTTGCTTCGTCAACCCGCTGACGGCGCTGGGAATGGTCGAGACCCTGCGCCGGGAGGGCCACAAGGCGCTGGTGCACACGGCCGCGGCCTCGAACCTCGGGCAGATGCTGAACAAGATTTGCCTCAAGGACGGCATCGGGCTGGTGAACATCGTCCGGAGCCCGGAGCAGGTGGCGCTCCTGCGAGGCCTGGGCGCGGCCCATGTGTGTGACAGCACGTCGGCCACGTTCACCGAGGAGCTGACCCAGGCGCTGGTGGAGACCGGCGCCACGCTCGCGTTCGACGCCACCGGGGGCGGACGGCTCGCTGGACAAATCCTGGCTTGCATGGAAGCCGCAGCCAACCGCACCGCCACCTCCTACAGCCCTTATGGGTCCACGGTCCACAAGCAGGTCTATATTTACGGGAGACTGGATCTACGCCCGCTGGAGCTGGTGGGAAGCTTCGGCATGGCCTGGGGCGTGGGCGGCTGGCTGTTGATGCCGTTCCTGGAGAAGATTGGCCCTCAAGCCGCACAGAAGCTGCGAGACCGGGTGGCCGCCGAGCTGAAGACCACGTTTGCCAGCCATTACGCAGAAGAGCTTTCGCTGGCCGAGGCCCTGCAACTCGACAGGATCGCCGTCTACAGCAAGCGCGCCACGGGCAAGAAGTATCTCATCAATCCGAACAAGAACCTGCGGTAG
- a CDS encoding PQQ-dependent sugar dehydrogenase, which yields MRSLRSSLILLGLLASPVLAAVPTGFQETVYTSAALSPITGMAWAPDGSGRLFFTQKNGKVLVATMRDGALVTQGTALATSEFASETVYTNSEGGLLGIAFDPNYAVNRYVYLFLSAASTKQQIVRYTDANGAGTARTVLVGNLPTAGQNHVGGAIGLGPDGKLYWAIGDLGNGTGVNADLTSVAAKVSRANLDGTPANDNPFNDGVGPNNEYIWARGFRNPFTFTFQPGTGRLWVNSVGTNYEQIFLTNVRDHAGYIDYENNQPAGFITPVIKYRTNGTDTRGLTASGAVRSGGTVTFTTTAGHGFRKGEKITVAGVANAGFNGDFYVASVPSPTEWTATQTGPDASSGGGTAVTQNLGGSITGGIFYDSTLFPDGYRGNFFFGDYNSGGLVRATLAADNTVATVDAWASGFSQTVDMDVGPDGALYTVGVTSRSVTRILPTAAGQKLIVSALNVTLVEGGRSVFTVRLAEAPTEEFRVSVARASGDADLTVAEGAELIFTPANWNQLQRVVLAAAEDADMAADRAAFTVSVPGLNPETVQAVAIDDNSARLVLPALELAMDEGGTATFTVVLSKRPQGNVSVTAARTDGDTDVTVSSGATLTFTPANWNTVQTVTVAAAGDADTAQDSAKVTVAIPGGDARAVSITVQDTTPVAPTIVSTPLTTAVVGTPYRYEVAAEGRPAPSFSLTSSVQGPGIDATNGVILWTPTEAGTVDLQVTASNGVAPDSVQSFQVAVTAAPQDGGTEPDGGTTQPEEDSSGCGCGAGPSGALAWLGGLWMLRGRRARGG from the coding sequence ATGCGCTCGCTCCGGTCCTCTTTGATACTCCTTGGACTCCTGGCCTCCCCCGTGCTGGCCGCTGTGCCCACCGGATTCCAGGAGACGGTGTACACGTCCGCTGCCCTGTCCCCCATCACGGGCATGGCCTGGGCGCCCGATGGCTCGGGGCGGCTCTTCTTCACGCAGAAGAACGGCAAGGTGCTCGTCGCGACAATGCGCGATGGGGCGCTCGTCACGCAGGGCACGGCCCTGGCCACGTCCGAGTTCGCCTCGGAGACCGTCTACACCAACAGCGAGGGGGGCCTCCTCGGGATCGCGTTCGATCCGAACTACGCCGTCAACCGCTACGTCTACCTGTTCCTCTCGGCGGCCAGCACCAAACAGCAGATCGTCCGCTACACGGACGCCAATGGCGCGGGCACGGCGCGCACGGTGCTCGTCGGCAACCTGCCGACCGCCGGGCAGAACCATGTGGGCGGGGCGATCGGGCTCGGGCCGGACGGCAAGCTGTACTGGGCCATTGGAGACCTGGGCAACGGCACCGGCGTGAACGCGGATCTCACCTCGGTGGCGGCCAAGGTGAGCCGGGCCAACCTGGACGGCACGCCCGCCAACGACAACCCCTTCAACGATGGGGTGGGCCCCAACAACGAGTACATCTGGGCGCGGGGCTTCCGCAATCCCTTCACCTTCACGTTCCAGCCTGGCACCGGGCGGCTGTGGGTGAACTCGGTGGGCACGAACTACGAGCAGATCTTCCTCACCAACGTGCGAGATCATGCCGGCTACATCGATTATGAGAACAACCAGCCCGCGGGCTTCATCACCCCGGTCATCAAGTACCGCACCAACGGCACGGACACGCGCGGCCTCACCGCGTCCGGCGCCGTGAGAAGCGGCGGCACCGTCACCTTCACCACCACAGCCGGCCACGGCTTCCGCAAGGGGGAGAAGATCACCGTGGCGGGGGTGGCGAACGCGGGCTTCAACGGGGACTTCTACGTGGCCAGCGTGCCGTCTCCCACGGAGTGGACGGCCACGCAGACTGGACCGGATGCGTCGAGCGGCGGGGGCACGGCGGTGACGCAGAACCTGGGTGGATCCATCACCGGGGGCATCTTCTACGACTCCACCCTCTTCCCGGACGGCTACCGCGGGAACTTCTTCTTTGGGGACTACAACTCCGGAGGGCTGGTGCGCGCCACGCTGGCCGCGGACAACACGGTGGCCACCGTGGACGCCTGGGCCTCCGGCTTCAGCCAGACCGTGGACATGGACGTAGGCCCCGATGGCGCGCTGTACACCGTGGGCGTCACTTCCAGATCCGTCACGCGGATCCTTCCCACCGCCGCTGGGCAGAAGCTCATCGTCTCGGCGCTGAACGTGACGCTCGTCGAGGGCGGCCGCTCCGTGTTCACGGTGCGGCTGGCCGAGGCCCCCACCGAGGAGTTCCGTGTGAGCGTGGCGCGGGCCTCGGGTGACGCGGACCTGACGGTCGCGGAGGGCGCGGAGCTCATCTTCACCCCGGCCAACTGGAATCAGCTTCAGCGCGTCGTCCTCGCCGCCGCCGAGGACGCGGACATGGCCGCGGACCGGGCGGCCTTCACCGTGTCCGTGCCGGGGCTGAACCCCGAGACGGTCCAGGCGGTGGCCATAGATGACAACTCGGCGCGGCTGGTGCTTCCCGCCCTGGAACTGGCGATGGACGAGGGAGGCACCGCCACCTTCACGGTGGTGCTCTCCAAGCGGCCCCAGGGGAACGTCTCCGTCACGGCGGCACGCACCGACGGGGACACGGACGTCACGGTCTCCAGCGGCGCCACCCTCACCTTCACGCCGGCCAACTGGAACACGGTGCAAACCGTCACCGTGGCGGCCGCGGGGGATGCGGACACCGCCCAGGATTCCGCCAAGGTCACCGTGGCCATCCCGGGAGGGGACGCCCGCGCGGTGTCCATCACCGTCCAGGACACGACCCCCGTGGCCCCCACCATCGTGTCCACCCCCCTCACCACCGCGGTGGTGGGCACCCCATACCGCTATGAGGTGGCCGCCGAGGGACGGCCCGCGCCCTCCTTCTCCCTGACGAGCAGCGTGCAGGGACCGGGCATTGACGCCACCAACGGCGTCATCCTCTGGACGCCCACGGAGGCAGGCACGGTGGACCTGCAGGTGACCGCGAGCAACGGGGTGGCCCCGGATTCGGTTCAGTCCTTCCAGGTGGCCGTGACCGCCGCGCCCCAAGATGGGGGAACCGAACCCGATGGAGGGACGACGCAGCCAGAGGAAGATTCGTCTGGCTGTGGCTGCGGCGCGGGCCCCAGCGGCGCGCTGGCGTGGCTGGGAGGACTCTGGATGCTGCGCGGGAGGCGGGCGCGCGGCGGCTGA
- a CDS encoding S41 family peptidase, with protein sequence MPRIFLWMVALTALMGAAPPFDPKPWLEDYRQLRSQMAVAYANLDDAAARGVDLVALDQKTLEALTRAGSDLEALAALQRFIAVFQDNHLQLALRGHVLFETSPFYDVRLQEEGGRVVLAAPLPGDCALERGARVGRVNGRPVAEWIAELEPLAPEPEATWRRNMALIYLTQGPFAPRGGLTVEGHSEAGQPLSCRVESVPLSTRFTSKGPAVPLSFELTGEAACAAMGAKARPPGPPYEGEPVPGFERLETPSNAFPAGLLSAGPEKRWGVVRIPLFSAEAYPAACAEAWDAWRQGKAGPCEGECRWDFEKEAIAPRLLADLAARVRQLQAAQVEGVVLDLMGNGGGTDWVEPATRLFGPKGMPCSGLGFIRHPHWTQQFEDMKVELDADLARPGLSPQDRRILTQARQRVLDLRGKTRRTCSREKVWTHKGATRACPGVARKGAPACGLVSDLPPDALSGLGSRQLVQGTAAWRDTEGLYTGPLVVLTNRRTASAAEQAAALLKDGAGARLLGERTLGSGCGYTNGGLPVVLTHSKLRVNMPDCIRYRRDGTNEQQGLQPDIAVVWGALDSPGERARRWMEALRASLE encoded by the coding sequence ATGCCTCGAATCTTCCTGTGGATGGTGGCGCTGACTGCTCTGATGGGGGCGGCCCCTCCGTTCGACCCAAAGCCCTGGCTGGAGGATTACCGCCAGCTCCGCTCGCAGATGGCGGTGGCTTACGCGAACCTGGATGACGCGGCGGCGCGGGGGGTGGATCTGGTTGCGCTCGACCAGAAGACCCTGGAGGCGCTGACGCGTGCGGGCTCGGACCTGGAAGCCCTCGCCGCGCTTCAGCGGTTCATCGCGGTCTTCCAGGACAATCACCTGCAACTGGCGCTGAGGGGGCATGTCCTCTTCGAGACGTCGCCCTTCTATGACGTCCGCCTCCAGGAGGAAGGCGGCCGAGTGGTGCTGGCCGCGCCACTGCCCGGTGACTGCGCGCTGGAGCGGGGGGCCCGGGTGGGGCGCGTCAACGGGCGGCCCGTGGCCGAGTGGATCGCGGAATTGGAACCGCTTGCGCCCGAGCCTGAGGCCACATGGCGCCGGAACATGGCGCTCATCTACCTGACGCAGGGCCCCTTCGCGCCGCGAGGGGGACTGACGGTGGAGGGGCACTCGGAGGCGGGGCAGCCCCTGTCCTGCCGTGTCGAGTCCGTGCCGCTGTCGACCCGGTTCACGTCCAAGGGGCCTGCCGTGCCGCTGTCATTCGAGCTGACCGGAGAAGCGGCGTGTGCGGCGATGGGGGCCAAGGCCCGGCCGCCGGGCCCTCCCTACGAAGGGGAGCCGGTCCCAGGCTTCGAGCGGCTCGAAACGCCGTCCAATGCCTTTCCCGCGGGGCTCCTGTCCGCCGGCCCGGAAAAGCGGTGGGGGGTGGTGCGCATTCCGTTGTTCAGCGCGGAGGCGTATCCCGCTGCCTGTGCCGAAGCCTGGGACGCGTGGCGCCAGGGCAAGGCGGGGCCGTGCGAGGGAGAGTGCCGGTGGGACTTCGAGAAGGAGGCGATCGCGCCCCGGTTGCTCGCGGACCTGGCGGCACGCGTGCGTCAGCTCCAAGCGGCCCAGGTGGAGGGGGTGGTGCTGGACCTGATGGGCAACGGCGGGGGGACGGATTGGGTGGAGCCCGCCACGCGCCTCTTTGGCCCCAAGGGGATGCCGTGCTCCGGGCTGGGCTTCATCCGGCACCCGCACTGGACGCAGCAGTTCGAGGACATGAAGGTGGAGCTGGATGCCGACCTGGCCCGGCCAGGACTCTCCCCACAGGACCGGCGCATCCTCACCCAGGCCCGCCAGCGGGTGTTGGACCTGCGCGGGAAGACCCGGCGGACCTGCTCCCGGGAGAAGGTCTGGACCCACAAGGGGGCCACCCGGGCGTGTCCAGGAGTGGCCCGCAAGGGAGCACCTGCCTGCGGGCTGGTGTCAGACCTGCCGCCCGATGCGCTCTCGGGGCTCGGCTCGCGCCAGCTCGTCCAGGGCACGGCGGCGTGGCGTGACACGGAGGGGCTCTACACCGGGCCGTTGGTGGTGCTGACCAACCGGCGCACGGCGTCGGCGGCGGAGCAGGCCGCCGCGCTGTTGAAGGATGGGGCGGGAGCCCGGCTCCTGGGCGAGCGGACCCTGGGCAGCGGGTGCGGGTACACCAACGGTGGGCTGCCCGTGGTGCTCACGCATTCGAAGCTGCGGGTCAACATGCCGGATTGCATCCGCTACCGGCGGGACGGCACCAACGAGCAGCAAGGGCTCCAGCCGGACATCGCCGTGGTCTGGGGCGCCCTCGACAGTCCCGGGGAGCGGGCGCGCCGGTGGATGGAGGCCTTGCGCGCCTCTCTTGAGTAA
- a CDS encoding PKD domain-containing protein: MPKSKPLPSCLRSARQAWPALAALALAGLAPAALADSAVYGGGPFYSGGTAVMNDLRNSGFTTVILWSFHIEDNGDLVYNDIPVVKNGAYIGDPAWPARLATLKTAPTSVNRIEVSTGAWSVPDFERMARLVNGTAAGCGSTLVCGTGSNSILYRNFQALKAATGADAVNFDDESAYDLTPTTQFGQMLIGQGYKITFAPYTNQSFWRSLKNNLGSAVDTIYLQVYDGGAGNNPASWNTAMGMTVDPGLWSRHGSGCGSGDSPATVQSKMSNWKASAGISGGFMWLYDDMQACSAQGTSAQYAAAINTAVSGNTPPVANFSLTVSGLTAIFSDASSDSDGSIASRSWNFGDGTGSTAANPSHVYASAGSYTVSLTVTDNKGATHTKTQTVSVGAGYANLALNKPATGSTACNSTETPAKAVNGSVSGGTTDKFCSLASPAWLQVDLGSAQTVRSFVVNHAGAGGEASTWNTRAFTIQTSSNGTTWSTPVTVTTNTANTSTHAISPTSARYIKLNVTTASQNGDPATRIYDFEVR; this comes from the coding sequence ATGCCGAAGTCGAAGCCACTCCCGTCCTGTCTCCGTTCCGCCCGCCAGGCCTGGCCGGCCCTCGCCGCCCTCGCCCTGGCCGGGCTCGCCCCGGCGGCCCTCGCCGATTCGGCGGTCTACGGCGGCGGCCCGTTCTATTCCGGTGGCACCGCGGTGATGAATGACCTGCGCAACTCGGGCTTCACCACCGTCATCCTGTGGAGCTTCCACATCGAGGACAACGGAGACCTCGTCTACAACGACATCCCGGTGGTCAAGAATGGCGCCTACATCGGCGACCCGGCCTGGCCGGCGCGGCTGGCCACGCTCAAGACCGCGCCCACCTCGGTCAATCGCATCGAAGTGTCGACCGGCGCCTGGAGCGTTCCCGATTTCGAGCGCATGGCCCGGCTGGTCAATGGCACCGCCGCCGGCTGCGGCAGCACCCTGGTCTGCGGCACCGGCAGCAACAGCATCCTGTACCGCAACTTCCAGGCGCTGAAGGCCGCCACCGGCGCCGATGCGGTCAACTTCGATGACGAGAGCGCCTACGACCTCACCCCGACCACCCAGTTCGGGCAGATGCTGATCGGCCAGGGTTACAAGATCACCTTCGCGCCCTACACCAATCAGAGCTTCTGGCGGAGCCTCAAGAACAACCTCGGCAGCGCGGTCGACACCATCTACCTGCAGGTCTACGACGGCGGCGCCGGCAACAATCCGGCGAGCTGGAACACCGCGATGGGCATGACCGTCGACCCGGGCCTGTGGTCTCGCCACGGCTCCGGCTGCGGCAGCGGTGACAGTCCGGCCACGGTGCAGAGCAAGATGAGCAACTGGAAGGCCTCCGCCGGCATCTCCGGGGGCTTCATGTGGCTGTATGACGATATGCAGGCGTGCTCGGCCCAGGGCACCAGCGCGCAGTACGCGGCGGCGATCAACACCGCCGTCAGCGGCAACACCCCGCCGGTGGCCAACTTCAGCCTCACCGTGAGCGGGCTGACCGCGATCTTCAGCGACGCCTCCAGCGACAGCGACGGCAGCATCGCCTCGCGCAGCTGGAACTTCGGCGATGGCACCGGCTCGACCGCGGCTAACCCCAGTCATGTCTACGCCAGCGCCGGCAGCTACACCGTCAGCCTGACCGTGACCGACAACAAAGGCGCCACCCACACCAAGACCCAGACCGTCTCGGTCGGCGCCGGTTATGCCAACCTGGCGCTCAACAAGCCCGCGACGGGCTCCACCGCCTGCAACAGCACCGAGACGCCGGCCAAGGCGGTCAACGGCAGCGTCTCGGGCGGCACCACCGACAAGTTCTGCTCGTTGGCCTCCCCGGCCTGGCTGCAGGTCGATCTCGGCTCGGCCCAGACGGTCCGCAGCTTCGTGGTCAACCATGCCGGCGCGGGCGGCGAGGCGAGCACCTGGAACACCCGGGCCTTCACCATCCAGACCTCCAGCAACGGCACCACCTGGAGCACCCCGGTGACGGTGACCACCAACACTGCCAACACCTCGACCCACGCGATCAGCCCCACCTCGGCGCGCTACATCAAGCTCAACGTGACCACCGCGTCCCAGAACGGCGACCCGGCGACGCGCATCTACGACTTCGAGGTGCGCTGA
- a CDS encoding GNAT family N-acetyltransferase gives MKVLETDRLLLRRLSMEDAEFILKLVNEPSWLRFIGDKGVRNLDDARNYLLKGPLAMYSRFGFGLYHVALKDSGLPIGLCGLIQRDTLPDVDIGFAFFPGFWSQGYGYEAASAVLAYGARTFGLKRIVAITSLDNHSSIKLLERLGLTFERLITLSEGGETLRLFARGFAGGS, from the coding sequence ATGAAAGTCCTGGAAACAGACCGGCTGCTCCTCCGCAGGCTCTCCATGGAGGATGCGGAGTTCATCTTGAAGCTGGTGAACGAGCCCTCGTGGCTGCGCTTCATCGGCGACAAGGGCGTGCGGAACCTCGACGATGCGCGGAACTACCTCCTCAAGGGGCCGCTCGCCATGTACAGCCGGTTCGGCTTCGGCCTGTACCATGTGGCGTTGAAGGACAGCGGCCTTCCCATCGGGCTCTGTGGCTTGATTCAACGCGACACGTTGCCGGATGTGGACATCGGCTTCGCCTTCTTCCCCGGCTTCTGGAGCCAGGGGTATGGCTATGAAGCGGCCTCCGCCGTGCTGGCGTATGGGGCCCGCACTTTCGGCTTGAAGCGCATCGTGGCGATCACCTCGCTCGACAATCACAGCTCCATCAAACTGCTCGAAAGGCTGGGTTTGACGTTCGAGCGGCTGATCACCCTCTCAGAGGGAGGAGAGACCCTGAGGCTCTTCGCGCGCGGCTTTGCCGGCGGTTCGTGA
- a CDS encoding DNA polymerase beta superfamily protein, whose translation MTRDTSPTARPRGYEQVDRLSVPLPHGTEVTTRVERLAGERRIPQGVVGRVARARDGGFDVQITGVGELWYARDELVPRKPGQLQFALRRAATWDALRPCVVLETVVGSHAWGLANESSDLDTRGVFGLPLPWHFGLTDKAKDLVSADGSHTFWEFSKAVDQALRADPNTLEMLFVPSARALDVLGEWLLAEREAFVSKALFGSFGRYAMSQLDKLTRSQRLAGHRDFVLAWLCEEPTPSLDEVARRLSAISPRTAPTPEDALLAAKTYLKQLYRSLSDQGLIEANDFAALVRYARGGGQRPPTARELRPKNAYNLLRLVVLATGWLKEGVPTFEVSGAIKARLLDIKAGHVPLEEVLRDAEALAPELEEAHRTSPLPALPDHARADRLLRRAGEELARRWVLKEPGPLGRDAPSPPVFEDKEEES comes from the coding sequence ATGACCCGCGACACCTCACCGACCGCCCGGCCCCGGGGCTATGAGCAGGTCGACCGGCTCTCGGTTCCCCTTCCCCATGGCACCGAGGTGACGACGCGCGTGGAGCGGCTCGCCGGTGAGCGGCGCATCCCCCAGGGCGTGGTGGGCCGCGTGGCGCGCGCCCGGGACGGCGGCTTCGATGTGCAGATCACCGGCGTGGGCGAGCTCTGGTACGCCCGGGACGAGCTGGTGCCCCGCAAGCCGGGCCAGCTCCAGTTCGCGCTCCGGCGCGCCGCCACCTGGGACGCCCTGCGCCCCTGCGTGGTGCTGGAGACTGTCGTGGGCTCCCACGCCTGGGGGCTCGCCAACGAATCCTCCGACCTCGACACGCGCGGCGTCTTTGGCCTGCCCCTGCCCTGGCACTTCGGGCTCACGGACAAGGCGAAGGATCTCGTCAGCGCCGACGGCAGCCACACCTTCTGGGAGTTCTCCAAGGCGGTGGATCAAGCCCTGCGCGCCGACCCCAACACGCTGGAGATGCTCTTCGTCCCCAGCGCGCGCGCCCTGGACGTGCTCGGCGAGTGGCTGCTCGCCGAGCGCGAGGCCTTCGTGTCCAAGGCCCTCTTTGGCAGCTTCGGGCGCTACGCCATGAGCCAGCTCGACAAGCTCACGCGCAGCCAGCGGCTCGCCGGACACCGCGACTTCGTGCTCGCCTGGTTGTGCGAGGAGCCCACCCCGTCGCTCGACGAGGTGGCCCGGAGGTTGTCCGCCATCTCTCCGCGTACCGCGCCGACCCCCGAGGACGCGCTGCTCGCGGCCAAGACGTACCTCAAGCAGCTCTACCGCTCGCTGTCGGACCAGGGCCTCATCGAAGCCAACGACTTCGCCGCCCTCGTCCGCTACGCGCGCGGCGGAGGACAGCGGCCGCCAACGGCCCGCGAGCTGCGGCCCAAGAATGCCTACAACCTCTTGCGCCTGGTGGTGCTCGCCACCGGTTGGCTGAAGGAGGGCGTCCCCACCTTCGAGGTGTCCGGCGCCATCAAGGCCCGCTTGCTGGACATCAAGGCCGGGCACGTTCCGCTGGAAGAAGTGCTGCGGGATGCCGAGGCACTCGCCCCGGAGCTGGAGGAGGCCCACCGCACCAGCCCCCTTCCCGCCCTGCCTGACCACGCGCGCGCGGACCGGCTGCTGCGCCGGGCCGGAGAGGAGCTGGCGCGGCGGTGGGTGCTGAAGGAGCCCGGGCCGCTCGGACGGGATGCGCCCTCGCCCCCGGTCTTCGAAGACAAGGAAGAGGAATCATGA
- a CDS encoding nucleotidyltransferase domain-containing protein, with protein MTDPLMTEHQTRVAHRVLDEEATHRQHLTVSLTGAHAYGFPSPDSDLDLKCVHITPTSHLLRLEQRTTPAERLEVVEGVEVDYSSNELAPVLLGVLQGNGNFVERLLGAHTLRGSAELESLRPCVRGVLSRRLHRHYRGFAQGQLREWEKTGFRSTKKLLYVLRTTLTGTHVLLTGEVETDLTALMDRYGFAEAGELVAWKRRGERSELSEALSERWRGQVGRAFEQLDAARERSVLPEAPQDTDALEAWLLELRRSHW; from the coding sequence ATGACGGACCCGCTGATGACGGAACACCAGACCCGCGTTGCTCACCGCGTCCTCGACGAGGAGGCCACGCACAGGCAGCACCTCACCGTCTCCCTGACGGGCGCGCACGCGTATGGCTTCCCCTCGCCTGACAGCGACCTGGACCTCAAGTGCGTCCACATCACGCCCACCTCCCACCTGCTCCGGCTGGAGCAGCGCACTACGCCCGCCGAGCGGCTGGAGGTCGTGGAGGGGGTCGAGGTGGATTACTCGTCCAACGAGCTGGCCCCCGTGCTCCTCGGGGTGCTCCAGGGCAACGGCAACTTCGTGGAGCGGTTGCTCGGGGCCCATACCCTGAGGGGCTCGGCCGAGCTGGAGTCCCTGCGGCCCTGCGTGCGGGGGGTGCTGTCGCGGCGCCTCCACCGGCATTACCGCGGCTTCGCCCAGGGCCAGCTGCGCGAGTGGGAGAAGACGGGCTTTCGCTCCACCAAGAAGCTCCTCTACGTGCTGCGCACCACGCTCACCGGCACCCATGTGCTGCTCACGGGCGAGGTGGAGACGGACCTCACCGCCCTGATGGACCGTTACGGCTTCGCCGAGGCGGGGGAGCTGGTCGCCTGGAAGCGGCGGGGAGAGCGCAGCGAGCTGTCCGAGGCCCTCTCCGAGCGTTGGCGAGGACAGGTGGGGCGCGCCTTCGAGCAGCTCGACGCGGCCCGCGAGCGTTCCGTGCTGCCCGAGGCCCCCCAGGACACGGACGCCCTGGAGGCATGGCTGCTGGAGCTGCGGCGCTCACACTGGTGA